The segment AGTGATTATGAGCTCATTGAATAATCAGATTGTATTTTATTGAATCAATCACTATTATCTTTTATATACCGGTGCAGTATGGAATTATCCATGACTTTTCACATACCATAACAAGATACAAGGGAAAGCGTGATGAATAACGAGAAAGTTTATTCCGTAATCGGTCTCGGGAAGCTCGGCGCTTCGATGGCCGCGGCTGTTGCAAGCCGGGGATTTCAGGTTATCGGCGTTGATATAAATAAAAAAGCTGTCGATCTGCTCAATGCCGGTCATGCTCCGGTGCATGAGACGGACCTCGAAAACTATGTTGCCGCCAACAGGGAACGGCTCCGTGCAACCATGAGTCACTACGATGCGGTGATACATTCTGACATTTCGTTTGTCATCGTTCCCACGCCGAGTGACAAACGGGGCGCATTCTCTCTCCAGTATGCCGCATGGGCGTTCCGTGAAATGAGCAGGGGGCTCAAAGATAAAAATTCATATCATCTCGTCGTTCTCGTAAGCACGGTACTTCCCGGTTCCACCCGTTACGGCCTGCTTCCAGTGCTGGAAAAAGGATCGGGGAAAACATGCGGGCCCGATTTCGGGCTCTGCTACAGTCCCGATTTCATCGCGCTCGGGAGTATTATACATAATTATCTGAATCCCGATTTTAATCTCGTCGGCGAATTCGACAGGCGCTCGGGCGATCTTCTCGGGGAATTTTACTCGCAGGTCATGCTCAATAGTCCCCCGTGCAAACGTATGACCCTCGAAAACGCCGAACTCGCGAAAGTTGCGCTCAACACCTTCGTAACCACGAAAATCGCCTATGCCAACATGATCGCCGAAATCTGCGAGCAGATTCCCGGCGGCGATGTTGATGCGGTTACCGATGCCATCGGAACCGATTCGCGCATCGGGAAGCAGTACCTCAAGGGCGCTCTCGGTTATGGCGGCCCGTGTTTCCCG is part of the bacterium genome and harbors:
- a CDS encoding nucleotide sugar dehydrogenase, with product MNNEKVYSVIGLGKLGASMAAAVASRGFQVIGVDINKKAVDLLNAGHAPVHETDLENYVAANRERLRATMSHYDAVIHSDISFVIVPTPSDKRGAFSLQYAAWAFREMSRGLKDKNSYHLVVLVSTVLPGSTRYGLLPVLEKGSGKTCGPDFGLCYSPDFIALGSIIHNYLNPDFNLVGEFDRRSGDLLGEFYSQVMLNSPPCKRMTLENAELAKVALNTFVTTKIAYANMIAEICEQIPGGDVDAVTDAIGTDSRIGKQYLKGALGYGGPCFPRDNLALSFFASRMNVKAEIAETTHRSNFQWAEKIVRRLISEIKHPATVAVLGLAYKPYSDVVEESQSLYIAQALSEAGVRVIGYDPLAGNAARNEIGDRTVILDSLRECLDQADVVLITTPDPEFKALRAEDFGDKKVVVFDFWRILEKELAGKATIRYIPVGRSVDDKTNRDRLFSLWNN